A portion of the Acanthopagrus latus isolate v.2019 chromosome 21, fAcaLat1.1, whole genome shotgun sequence genome contains these proteins:
- the LOC119011341 gene encoding solute carrier family 12 member 7-like isoform X3 yields MPINFTVVPVEDAEGDSNSAAEAGGNKPVSLGELFGEKKDENNLQESNKGEGNQRDSSSFINSDDDGENYYEGKNMALFEEEMDSTPMVASLLNKLANYTNLTQGVREHEEAENEDGVRRVAVMVPQMGTFIGVYLPCMQNILGVILFLRLTWIVGTAGILGSFAIVSMCCICTLLTAISMSAIATNGVVPAGGSYYMISRSLGPEFGGAVGLCFYLGTTFAGSMYILGTIEILLTYIVPTAIVFNEDEGGAMPNNMRVYGTCCLLLMALVVFVGVKYVNKLALVFLACVILSIMATYAGVIKTLIEPPEFNVCLLGNRSLRNDKFDTCAKLLKNDTVTTKLWRAFCDSNHRNATCDEYFALNNVTEMQAIPGLLSGVIKNNLWGDYGPAGMFIEKKSHPSVEVQEPPAEPQNTHSNKPYVINDIATYFTLLVGIYFPSVTGIMAGSNRSGDLRDAQRSIPIGTIMAILTTSFIYISCVVLFGACIEGVVLRDKFGFSVKKNPVIGILAWPSPWVIVIGSFFSCCGAGLQSLTGAPRLLQAIARDGIIPFLQVFGHGKANGEPTWALLLTVGICEIGILFASLDAVAPILSMFFLMCYLFVNLACAVQTLLRTPNWRPRFKFYHWTLSFLGMSLCLSLMFVSSWYYALVAIVIASCIYKYIEYKGAVKEWGDGIRGLSLNAARYALIRLEEVPLHTKNWRPQLLVMCKLDADLAVKHPRLMSFCTQLKAGKGLTIVCSVLEGTYMTRRNDVKTGEQNLKAAMAAEKMKAFSHVVVSSNLRDGFSLLIQSAGLGGMKHNAVLMAWPAGWKQARDSSPRRNFIETVRETTDAHQALLVAKNIDHFPGNQDRLKEGTIDVWWIVHDGGLLMLLPFLLSQHKVWRKCKMRIFTVAQMDDNSIQMKKDLQMFLYHLRLDAEVEVVEMHDSDISAFTYEKTLVMEQRSQMLKQMQLSRTEREREAQLIHDRNTASHSAMNDKAAAPDRVHMTWTKEKLVHERNRQREMGVKDMFNMKPEWENLNQSNVRRMHTAVKLNGVVVEKSKNSELVLLNMPGPPKNKKGDENYMEFLEVLMDGLDRVLLVRGGGREVITIYS; encoded by the exons ATGCCCATCAACTTCACTGTCGTGCCAGTGGAGGATGCGGAGGGTGACAGCAACAGCGCGGCCGAAGCTGGAGGCAACAAACCAGTCAGTCTGGGAGAACTGTTTGGGGAGAAAAAGGATGAGAACAACTTACAAGAATCCAACAAAG GAGAAGGCAACCAGAGAGACTCCAGTTCATTCATCAACTcagatgatgatggagaaaaCTATTATGAGGGCAAGAACATGGCCCTGTTTGAG gaaGAAATGGACAGCACCCCTATGGTGGCATCCCTTCTCAACAAGCTGGCCAACTACACCAACCTGACCCAGGGTGTTCGTGAAcatgaggaggcagagaatgAGGATGGAGTTCGGAGGGTTGCTGTCATG GTCCCACAGATGGGAACCTTCATTGGAGTTTACCTGCCCTGCATGCAGAACATTCTGGGTGTGATTCTCTTTCTGCGTCTCACCTGGATCGTTGGTACAGCAGGAATCCTCGGGTCCTTCGCAATCGTCTCCATGTGCTGTATCTGT ACCTTGCTCACAGCCATATCAATGAGCGCCATAGCAACAAATGGAGTCGTCCCAG CTGGTGGCTCATACTACATGATCTCCAGATCTTTGGGTCCAGAGTTTGGGGGAGCAGTGGGTCTCTGTTTCTACCTCGGAACAACCTTCGCTGGATCCATGTACATACTGGGAACCATAGAGATCTTGCTG ACGTACATCGTTCCGACAGCAATAGTCTTCAATGAAGACGAAGGTGGAGCAATGCCCAACAACATGCGTGTCTATGGCAcgtgctgcctgctgctgatgGCGCTGGTGGTGTTTGTGGGGGTGAA GTATGTGAACAAATTGGCACTGGTGTTTCTGGCCTGTGTGATTCTCTCCATCATGGCCACTTATGCAGGAGTCATCAAGACACTGATCGAACCTCCAGAGTTTAA tgtgtgtcttttggGAAACCGATCTCTGAGGAATGACAAGTTTGACACATGTGCAAAGCTGTTGAAAAACGACACAGTGACCACCAAGCTATGGAGAGCCTTCTGCGACAGTAACCATCGCAACGCAACCTGTGATGAATACTTCGCATTAAACAATGTGACGGAGATGCAGGCCATACCTGGGCTGCTGAGTGGAGTTATCAAAA ACAACCTGTGGGGTGACTACGGTCCAGCTGGTATGTTcatagaaaagaaaagccatCCTTCAGTAGAAGTCCAGGAGCCGCCAGCAGAGCCACAGAACACCCACAGCAATAAGCCCTATGTCATCAATGACATTGCCACCTACTTCACTCTGCTGGTGGGAATATACTTCCCCTCTGTCACAG GTATAATGGCTGGCTCTAACAGGTCAGGTGATCTCAGAGATGCCCAGAGGTCCATCCCAATAGGAACCATCATGGCTATTCTCACCACCTCGTTCATTT ATATCTCCTGTGTGGTCTTGTTTGGAGCTTGTATTGAAGGAGTAGTGCTGAGAGACAA GTTTGGTTTTTCAGTAAAGAAGAACCCTGTCATTGGGATCCTGGCCTGGCCGTCTCCCTGGGTGATTGTGATTGGCTCGTTCTTCTCCTGCTGCGGAGCAGGGCTTCAGAGCCTCACTGGCGCCCCCCGGCTGCTGCAGGCCATCGCGCGGGATGGCATCATTCCGTTCTTACAG gtGTTTGGTCATGGGAAGGCTAATGGTGAGCCCACATGGGCTCTGTTGCTGACAGTTGGGATCTGTGAGATAGGAATCCTCTTTGCTTCTCTGGATGCTGTTGCCCCCATTCTCTCAAT GTTTTTCCTCATGTGCTATCTGTTTGTCAACCTGGCCTGTGCTGTTCAGACATTGCTCCGTACCCCCAACTGGCGACCTCGCTTCAAGTTCTATCACTG GACCCTGTCCTTCCTGGGGATgagtctttgtctctctctcatgtttGTCTCCTCCTGGTACTATGCTCTGGTTGCCATTGTGATTGCCAGCTGTATCTACAAGTACATCGAGTACAAAGG GGCAGTGAAGGAATGGGGAGATGGGATCAGAGGTCTGTCCTTAAATGCAGCTCGCTATGCTCTCATCCGGCTAGAGGAAGTACCACTACACACCAAAAACTGgag GCCTCAGCTGCTGGTGATGTGTAAATTGGACGCAGACCTGGCAGTGAAACACCCTCGCCTCATGTCCTTCTGTACACAGCTCAAAGCAGGAAAGGGGCTGACCATCGTCTGTTCAGTTCTGGAGGGAACCTACATGACCCGGCGGAATGATGTCAAGACAGGAGAGCAG AACTTAAAAGCAGCCATGGCTGCAGAGAAGATGAAGGCCTTCTCCCACGTGGTGGTGTCATCCAACCTACGAGATGGTTTCTCCCTGCTCATCCAGTCAGCAGGACTTGGAGGAATGAAACACAATGCTGTCCTAATGGCCTGGCCAGCAGGTTGGAAACAAGCCCGGGATTCCTCCCCAAGGAGGAACTTCATAG AAACAGTGAGGGAGACGACAGATGCTCATCAGGCTCTGTTGGTTGCTAAGAACATCGACCATTTTCCCGGAAACCAGGACCGTCTGAAAGAGGGAACCATTGATGTGTGGTGGATTGTTCATGATGGGGGACTGCTCATGCTGCTGCCATTTTTACTGAGTCAACAcaag GTGTGGAGGAAGTGTAAAATGCGCATCTTCACAGTGGCCCAGATGGACGACAACTCCATCCAAATGAAGAAAGACCTCCAGATGTTTCTTTACCATCTACGCCTGGatgcagaggtggaggtggtggagatg CATGACAGTGACATCTCAGCCTTCACTTATGAGAAGACGTTGGTGATGGAGCAGAGGTCTCAGATGCTCAAACAGATGCAGCTGTCTCgcactgagagggagagagag GCCCAGTTGATCCACGACCGAAACACGGCCTCGCATTCTGCGATGAATGACAAAGCTGCTGCACCAGATCGTGTGCACATGACATGGACCAAAGAAAAACTGGTCCATGAGAGGAACAGGCAGAGGGAAATGGGAGTCAAAGACATGTTCAATATGAAGCC GGAGTGGGAGAATCT AAACCAGTCCAACGTGCGGAGGATGCACACAGCTGTGAAGCTGAATGGCGTTGTGGTCGAGAAATCCAAGAATTCAGAGCTGGTCTTGCTCAACATGCCTGGCCCACCGAAGAACAAGAAAGGCGATGAGAACT ATATGGAGTTCCTGGAAGTCCTGATGGACGGCCTTGATCGCGTCCTGTTGGTCCGCGGAGGAGGTCGGGAGGTCATTACCATCTACTCTTAG
- the LOC119011341 gene encoding solute carrier family 12 member 7-like isoform X1, translating into MPINFTVVPVEDAEGDSNSAAEAGGNKPVSLGELFGEKKDENNLQESNKGEGNQRDSSSFINSDDDGENYYEGKNMALFEEEMDSTPMVASLLNKLANYTNLTQGVREHEEAENEDGVRRVAVMVPQMGTFIGVYLPCMQNILGVILFLRLTWIVGTAGILGSFAIVSMCCICTLLTAISMSAIATNGVVPAGGSYYMISRSLGPEFGGAVGLCFYLGTTFAGSMYILGTIEILLTYIVPTAIVFNEDEGGAMPNNMRVYGTCCLLLMALVVFVGVKYVNKLALVFLACVILSIMATYAGVIKTLIEPPEFNVCLLGNRSLRNDKFDTCAKLLKNDTVTTKLWRAFCDSNHRNATCDEYFALNNVTEMQAIPGLLSGVIKNNLWGDYGPAGMFIEKKSHPSVEVQEPPAEPQNTHSNKPYVINDIATYFTLLVGIYFPSVTGIMAGSNRSGDLRDAQRSIPIGTIMAILTTSFIYISCVVLFGACIEGVVLRDKFGFSVKKNPVIGILAWPSPWVIVIGSFFSCCGAGLQSLTGAPRLLQAIARDGIIPFLQVFGHGKANGEPTWALLLTVGICEIGILFASLDAVAPILSMFFLMCYLFVNLACAVQTLLRTPNWRPRFKFYHWTLSFLGMSLCLSLMFVSSWYYALVAIVIASCIYKYIEYKGAVKEWGDGIRGLSLNAARYALIRLEEVPLHTKNWRPQLLVMCKLDADLAVKHPRLMSFCTQLKAGKGLTIVCSVLEGTYMTRRNDVKTGEQNLKAAMAAEKMKAFSHVVVSSNLRDGFSLLIQSAGLGGMKHNAVLMAWPAGWKQARDSSPRRNFIETVRETTDAHQALLVAKNIDHFPGNQDRLKEGTIDVWWIVHDGGLLMLLPFLLSQHKVWRKCKMRIFTVAQMDDNSIQMKKDLQMFLYHLRLDAEVEVVEMHDSDISAFTYEKTLVMEQRSQMLKQMQLSRTEREREIQSITDVSRGSIKRKKPSTAVTPYLNIPSIPEDEVSAAQLIHDRNTASHSAMNDKAAAPDRVHMTWTKEKLVHERNRQREMGVKDMFNMKPEWENLNQSNVRRMHTAVKLNGVVVEKSKNSELVLLNMPGPPKNKKGDENYMEFLEVLMDGLDRVLLVRGGGREVITIYS; encoded by the exons ATGCCCATCAACTTCACTGTCGTGCCAGTGGAGGATGCGGAGGGTGACAGCAACAGCGCGGCCGAAGCTGGAGGCAACAAACCAGTCAGTCTGGGAGAACTGTTTGGGGAGAAAAAGGATGAGAACAACTTACAAGAATCCAACAAAG GAGAAGGCAACCAGAGAGACTCCAGTTCATTCATCAACTcagatgatgatggagaaaaCTATTATGAGGGCAAGAACATGGCCCTGTTTGAG gaaGAAATGGACAGCACCCCTATGGTGGCATCCCTTCTCAACAAGCTGGCCAACTACACCAACCTGACCCAGGGTGTTCGTGAAcatgaggaggcagagaatgAGGATGGAGTTCGGAGGGTTGCTGTCATG GTCCCACAGATGGGAACCTTCATTGGAGTTTACCTGCCCTGCATGCAGAACATTCTGGGTGTGATTCTCTTTCTGCGTCTCACCTGGATCGTTGGTACAGCAGGAATCCTCGGGTCCTTCGCAATCGTCTCCATGTGCTGTATCTGT ACCTTGCTCACAGCCATATCAATGAGCGCCATAGCAACAAATGGAGTCGTCCCAG CTGGTGGCTCATACTACATGATCTCCAGATCTTTGGGTCCAGAGTTTGGGGGAGCAGTGGGTCTCTGTTTCTACCTCGGAACAACCTTCGCTGGATCCATGTACATACTGGGAACCATAGAGATCTTGCTG ACGTACATCGTTCCGACAGCAATAGTCTTCAATGAAGACGAAGGTGGAGCAATGCCCAACAACATGCGTGTCTATGGCAcgtgctgcctgctgctgatgGCGCTGGTGGTGTTTGTGGGGGTGAA GTATGTGAACAAATTGGCACTGGTGTTTCTGGCCTGTGTGATTCTCTCCATCATGGCCACTTATGCAGGAGTCATCAAGACACTGATCGAACCTCCAGAGTTTAA tgtgtgtcttttggGAAACCGATCTCTGAGGAATGACAAGTTTGACACATGTGCAAAGCTGTTGAAAAACGACACAGTGACCACCAAGCTATGGAGAGCCTTCTGCGACAGTAACCATCGCAACGCAACCTGTGATGAATACTTCGCATTAAACAATGTGACGGAGATGCAGGCCATACCTGGGCTGCTGAGTGGAGTTATCAAAA ACAACCTGTGGGGTGACTACGGTCCAGCTGGTATGTTcatagaaaagaaaagccatCCTTCAGTAGAAGTCCAGGAGCCGCCAGCAGAGCCACAGAACACCCACAGCAATAAGCCCTATGTCATCAATGACATTGCCACCTACTTCACTCTGCTGGTGGGAATATACTTCCCCTCTGTCACAG GTATAATGGCTGGCTCTAACAGGTCAGGTGATCTCAGAGATGCCCAGAGGTCCATCCCAATAGGAACCATCATGGCTATTCTCACCACCTCGTTCATTT ATATCTCCTGTGTGGTCTTGTTTGGAGCTTGTATTGAAGGAGTAGTGCTGAGAGACAA GTTTGGTTTTTCAGTAAAGAAGAACCCTGTCATTGGGATCCTGGCCTGGCCGTCTCCCTGGGTGATTGTGATTGGCTCGTTCTTCTCCTGCTGCGGAGCAGGGCTTCAGAGCCTCACTGGCGCCCCCCGGCTGCTGCAGGCCATCGCGCGGGATGGCATCATTCCGTTCTTACAG gtGTTTGGTCATGGGAAGGCTAATGGTGAGCCCACATGGGCTCTGTTGCTGACAGTTGGGATCTGTGAGATAGGAATCCTCTTTGCTTCTCTGGATGCTGTTGCCCCCATTCTCTCAAT GTTTTTCCTCATGTGCTATCTGTTTGTCAACCTGGCCTGTGCTGTTCAGACATTGCTCCGTACCCCCAACTGGCGACCTCGCTTCAAGTTCTATCACTG GACCCTGTCCTTCCTGGGGATgagtctttgtctctctctcatgtttGTCTCCTCCTGGTACTATGCTCTGGTTGCCATTGTGATTGCCAGCTGTATCTACAAGTACATCGAGTACAAAGG GGCAGTGAAGGAATGGGGAGATGGGATCAGAGGTCTGTCCTTAAATGCAGCTCGCTATGCTCTCATCCGGCTAGAGGAAGTACCACTACACACCAAAAACTGgag GCCTCAGCTGCTGGTGATGTGTAAATTGGACGCAGACCTGGCAGTGAAACACCCTCGCCTCATGTCCTTCTGTACACAGCTCAAAGCAGGAAAGGGGCTGACCATCGTCTGTTCAGTTCTGGAGGGAACCTACATGACCCGGCGGAATGATGTCAAGACAGGAGAGCAG AACTTAAAAGCAGCCATGGCTGCAGAGAAGATGAAGGCCTTCTCCCACGTGGTGGTGTCATCCAACCTACGAGATGGTTTCTCCCTGCTCATCCAGTCAGCAGGACTTGGAGGAATGAAACACAATGCTGTCCTAATGGCCTGGCCAGCAGGTTGGAAACAAGCCCGGGATTCCTCCCCAAGGAGGAACTTCATAG AAACAGTGAGGGAGACGACAGATGCTCATCAGGCTCTGTTGGTTGCTAAGAACATCGACCATTTTCCCGGAAACCAGGACCGTCTGAAAGAGGGAACCATTGATGTGTGGTGGATTGTTCATGATGGGGGACTGCTCATGCTGCTGCCATTTTTACTGAGTCAACAcaag GTGTGGAGGAAGTGTAAAATGCGCATCTTCACAGTGGCCCAGATGGACGACAACTCCATCCAAATGAAGAAAGACCTCCAGATGTTTCTTTACCATCTACGCCTGGatgcagaggtggaggtggtggagatg CATGACAGTGACATCTCAGCCTTCACTTATGAGAAGACGTTGGTGATGGAGCAGAGGTCTCAGATGCTCAAACAGATGCAGCTGTCTCgcactgagagggagagagag ATTCAGAGCATCACAGATGTATCGCGTGGCTCCATAAAGAGGAAGAAGCCATCCACTGCTGTCACTCCTTACCTCAACATCCCGTCCATACCAGAGGATGAGGTATCCGCG GCCCAGTTGATCCACGACCGAAACACGGCCTCGCATTCTGCGATGAATGACAAAGCTGCTGCACCAGATCGTGTGCACATGACATGGACCAAAGAAAAACTGGTCCATGAGAGGAACAGGCAGAGGGAAATGGGAGTCAAAGACATGTTCAATATGAAGCC GGAGTGGGAGAATCT AAACCAGTCCAACGTGCGGAGGATGCACACAGCTGTGAAGCTGAATGGCGTTGTGGTCGAGAAATCCAAGAATTCAGAGCTGGTCTTGCTCAACATGCCTGGCCCACCGAAGAACAAGAAAGGCGATGAGAACT ATATGGAGTTCCTGGAAGTCCTGATGGACGGCCTTGATCGCGTCCTGTTGGTCCGCGGAGGAGGTCGGGAGGTCATTACCATCTACTCTTAG
- the LOC119011341 gene encoding solute carrier family 12 member 7-like isoform X2, which translates to MPINFTVVPVEDAEGDSNSAAEAGGNKPVSLGELFGEKKDENNLQESNKGEGNQRDSSSFINSDDDGENYYEGKNMALFEEEMDSTPMVASLLNKLANYTNLTQGVREHEEAENEDGVRRVAVMVPQMGTFIGVYLPCMQNILGVILFLRLTWIVGTAGILGSFAIVSMCCICTLLTAISMSAIATNGVVPAGGSYYMISRSLGPEFGGAVGLCFYLGTTFAGSMYILGTIEILLTYIVPTAIVFNEDEGGAMPNNMRVYGTCCLLLMALVVFVGVKYVNKLALVFLACVILSIMATYAGVIKTLIEPPEFNVCLLGNRSLRNDKFDTCAKLLKNDTVTTKLWRAFCDSNHRNATCDEYFALNNVTEMQAIPGLLSGVIKNNLWGDYGPAGMFIEKKSHPSVEVQEPPAEPQNTHSNKPYVINDIATYFTLLVGIYFPSVTGIMAGSNRSGDLRDAQRSIPIGTIMAILTTSFIYISCVVLFGACIEGVVLRDKFGFSVKKNPVIGILAWPSPWVIVIGSFFSCCGAGLQSLTGAPRLLQAIARDGIIPFLQVFGHGKANGEPTWALLLTVGICEIGILFASLDAVAPILSMFFLMCYLFVNLACAVQTLLRTPNWRPRFKFYHWTLSFLGMSLCLSLMFVSSWYYALVAIVIASCIYKYIEYKGAVKEWGDGIRGLSLNAARYALIRLEEVPLHTKNWRPQLLVMCKLDADLAVKHPRLMSFCTQLKAGKGLTIVCSVLEGTYMTRRNDVKTGEQNLKAAMAAEKMKAFSHVVVSSNLRDGFSLLIQSAGLGGMKHNAVLMAWPAGWKQARDSSPRRNFIETVRETTDAHQALLVAKNIDHFPGNQDRLKEGTIDVWWIVHDGGLLMLLPFLLSQHKVWRKCKMRIFTVAQMDDNSIQMKKDLQMFLYHLRLDAEVEVVEMHDSDISAFTYEKTLVMEQRSQMLKQMQLSRTEREREIQSITDVSRGSIKRKKPSTAVTPYLNIPSIPEDEAQLIHDRNTASHSAMNDKAAAPDRVHMTWTKEKLVHERNRQREMGVKDMFNMKPEWENLNQSNVRRMHTAVKLNGVVVEKSKNSELVLLNMPGPPKNKKGDENYMEFLEVLMDGLDRVLLVRGGGREVITIYS; encoded by the exons ATGCCCATCAACTTCACTGTCGTGCCAGTGGAGGATGCGGAGGGTGACAGCAACAGCGCGGCCGAAGCTGGAGGCAACAAACCAGTCAGTCTGGGAGAACTGTTTGGGGAGAAAAAGGATGAGAACAACTTACAAGAATCCAACAAAG GAGAAGGCAACCAGAGAGACTCCAGTTCATTCATCAACTcagatgatgatggagaaaaCTATTATGAGGGCAAGAACATGGCCCTGTTTGAG gaaGAAATGGACAGCACCCCTATGGTGGCATCCCTTCTCAACAAGCTGGCCAACTACACCAACCTGACCCAGGGTGTTCGTGAAcatgaggaggcagagaatgAGGATGGAGTTCGGAGGGTTGCTGTCATG GTCCCACAGATGGGAACCTTCATTGGAGTTTACCTGCCCTGCATGCAGAACATTCTGGGTGTGATTCTCTTTCTGCGTCTCACCTGGATCGTTGGTACAGCAGGAATCCTCGGGTCCTTCGCAATCGTCTCCATGTGCTGTATCTGT ACCTTGCTCACAGCCATATCAATGAGCGCCATAGCAACAAATGGAGTCGTCCCAG CTGGTGGCTCATACTACATGATCTCCAGATCTTTGGGTCCAGAGTTTGGGGGAGCAGTGGGTCTCTGTTTCTACCTCGGAACAACCTTCGCTGGATCCATGTACATACTGGGAACCATAGAGATCTTGCTG ACGTACATCGTTCCGACAGCAATAGTCTTCAATGAAGACGAAGGTGGAGCAATGCCCAACAACATGCGTGTCTATGGCAcgtgctgcctgctgctgatgGCGCTGGTGGTGTTTGTGGGGGTGAA GTATGTGAACAAATTGGCACTGGTGTTTCTGGCCTGTGTGATTCTCTCCATCATGGCCACTTATGCAGGAGTCATCAAGACACTGATCGAACCTCCAGAGTTTAA tgtgtgtcttttggGAAACCGATCTCTGAGGAATGACAAGTTTGACACATGTGCAAAGCTGTTGAAAAACGACACAGTGACCACCAAGCTATGGAGAGCCTTCTGCGACAGTAACCATCGCAACGCAACCTGTGATGAATACTTCGCATTAAACAATGTGACGGAGATGCAGGCCATACCTGGGCTGCTGAGTGGAGTTATCAAAA ACAACCTGTGGGGTGACTACGGTCCAGCTGGTATGTTcatagaaaagaaaagccatCCTTCAGTAGAAGTCCAGGAGCCGCCAGCAGAGCCACAGAACACCCACAGCAATAAGCCCTATGTCATCAATGACATTGCCACCTACTTCACTCTGCTGGTGGGAATATACTTCCCCTCTGTCACAG GTATAATGGCTGGCTCTAACAGGTCAGGTGATCTCAGAGATGCCCAGAGGTCCATCCCAATAGGAACCATCATGGCTATTCTCACCACCTCGTTCATTT ATATCTCCTGTGTGGTCTTGTTTGGAGCTTGTATTGAAGGAGTAGTGCTGAGAGACAA GTTTGGTTTTTCAGTAAAGAAGAACCCTGTCATTGGGATCCTGGCCTGGCCGTCTCCCTGGGTGATTGTGATTGGCTCGTTCTTCTCCTGCTGCGGAGCAGGGCTTCAGAGCCTCACTGGCGCCCCCCGGCTGCTGCAGGCCATCGCGCGGGATGGCATCATTCCGTTCTTACAG gtGTTTGGTCATGGGAAGGCTAATGGTGAGCCCACATGGGCTCTGTTGCTGACAGTTGGGATCTGTGAGATAGGAATCCTCTTTGCTTCTCTGGATGCTGTTGCCCCCATTCTCTCAAT GTTTTTCCTCATGTGCTATCTGTTTGTCAACCTGGCCTGTGCTGTTCAGACATTGCTCCGTACCCCCAACTGGCGACCTCGCTTCAAGTTCTATCACTG GACCCTGTCCTTCCTGGGGATgagtctttgtctctctctcatgtttGTCTCCTCCTGGTACTATGCTCTGGTTGCCATTGTGATTGCCAGCTGTATCTACAAGTACATCGAGTACAAAGG GGCAGTGAAGGAATGGGGAGATGGGATCAGAGGTCTGTCCTTAAATGCAGCTCGCTATGCTCTCATCCGGCTAGAGGAAGTACCACTACACACCAAAAACTGgag GCCTCAGCTGCTGGTGATGTGTAAATTGGACGCAGACCTGGCAGTGAAACACCCTCGCCTCATGTCCTTCTGTACACAGCTCAAAGCAGGAAAGGGGCTGACCATCGTCTGTTCAGTTCTGGAGGGAACCTACATGACCCGGCGGAATGATGTCAAGACAGGAGAGCAG AACTTAAAAGCAGCCATGGCTGCAGAGAAGATGAAGGCCTTCTCCCACGTGGTGGTGTCATCCAACCTACGAGATGGTTTCTCCCTGCTCATCCAGTCAGCAGGACTTGGAGGAATGAAACACAATGCTGTCCTAATGGCCTGGCCAGCAGGTTGGAAACAAGCCCGGGATTCCTCCCCAAGGAGGAACTTCATAG AAACAGTGAGGGAGACGACAGATGCTCATCAGGCTCTGTTGGTTGCTAAGAACATCGACCATTTTCCCGGAAACCAGGACCGTCTGAAAGAGGGAACCATTGATGTGTGGTGGATTGTTCATGATGGGGGACTGCTCATGCTGCTGCCATTTTTACTGAGTCAACAcaag GTGTGGAGGAAGTGTAAAATGCGCATCTTCACAGTGGCCCAGATGGACGACAACTCCATCCAAATGAAGAAAGACCTCCAGATGTTTCTTTACCATCTACGCCTGGatgcagaggtggaggtggtggagatg CATGACAGTGACATCTCAGCCTTCACTTATGAGAAGACGTTGGTGATGGAGCAGAGGTCTCAGATGCTCAAACAGATGCAGCTGTCTCgcactgagagggagagagag ATTCAGAGCATCACAGATGTATCGCGTGGCTCCATAAAGAGGAAGAAGCCATCCACTGCTGTCACTCCTTACCTCAACATCCCGTCCATACCAGAGGATGAG GCCCAGTTGATCCACGACCGAAACACGGCCTCGCATTCTGCGATGAATGACAAAGCTGCTGCACCAGATCGTGTGCACATGACATGGACCAAAGAAAAACTGGTCCATGAGAGGAACAGGCAGAGGGAAATGGGAGTCAAAGACATGTTCAATATGAAGCC GGAGTGGGAGAATCT AAACCAGTCCAACGTGCGGAGGATGCACACAGCTGTGAAGCTGAATGGCGTTGTGGTCGAGAAATCCAAGAATTCAGAGCTGGTCTTGCTCAACATGCCTGGCCCACCGAAGAACAAGAAAGGCGATGAGAACT ATATGGAGTTCCTGGAAGTCCTGATGGACGGCCTTGATCGCGTCCTGTTGGTCCGCGGAGGAGGTCGGGAGGTCATTACCATCTACTCTTAG